From the Odontesthes bonariensis isolate fOdoBon6 chromosome 9, fOdoBon6.hap1, whole genome shotgun sequence genome, the window acTGAACATTTACGCCATCAACCGCAAATTCAACCTTTTATTCTATTCTGTCATTTTGGCATTTTCAAGAAACATATTAAACAGAACATGCTGTGTtttctgcagtgttcatttaaaATGAGTCCACACTACAGAGAGTTATTCTGCCTCACAGAGTTCAGAATGGGTCTGAACACCTTTGtgtcttttcttcttttacttGTCGACATCACCTGGGATCATATTTACATAATACGGAGTGGCTGGTTCGGTACCCCTCAAACACAATGAGCGGCTGCCTCACATGGCATCATTTTTGACCAATCAGAGTGGACAGGACCTTTTGGGAAGAGTACAGAAAAATACCACAAGTTTATAAAATGATGAAGTGGTAAAGGATTATTACATGGACTGGTATTCCAGCAGTATTTCCTTTTGTTAGCTTTACAGCATTGTAAATCAAACAGGTGGTGGACTATAGCGCATACAAAACAAGCTGCAAGATGGAAAGACGGGTTCTTGAAAAGTGGGTCAGACATTTTGCACATAGATCGATTTTCTgggaaaaaagataaataaataagaaaattcAAAGCTGCTCTGTCAACTGACCAAAAAAACGATCCCTGCAACCCTCCCTGTTTGCCCAGCAACACATACAGGCTGAAAGTGACGGGCGGGGAAGTAATTTACGGTAGATAAAGCAATAGCTCCACACTACACAGGTGAATTTGAGTTCACATGACTTCCCTCAGAGATTAATTACATAATTAGTGACAACAGAGATGTGCAAATCCAACACAGTTCTTGCCTGACAGCAGGCATCTTTTGTTACCTTGGTAGAAGGTTCTGTCCCACTGGGTCATATTACTGTTTAATCAGTTGTTAACAAGCTGACAACAACAGCTCTATCTCTGTCTTTGAATGCCACTGCTCATGAGTGTATGAGTGAACAAATGTCCCATGAAAATACACACGGAAAATACCAAAGCATTTTCTCTCACCACAGATAAAAGTTCAGGGAGACTGGGGTGCTTTGGTTGGCTGCTGGTGATCCTGTCGCTCATCTTTGTAGCAGCGACTTTCCCAGTCACACTGTTCATGTGTGTCAAGGTAAATAATGTTCTCGCtcttattaaagggatagttcgcctcttttgacatgaagctgtatgacatcccatattagcaatatcatttatgaacattttcttaccccctgctgcgtcctgtgagccgagttccggcctcgttttggcgttgacgaaagtagtctggctagtttgctagggtcccgaaaataaagagttttgcttctcaaaacaatatgcgttcaaaagagtaatacatttgcagcaCAAAATCGTCCcccccagaaaaagtcagacctcacaatcgcttggcgctatttttgcctcccttcatatcaatgcgtacagccacctagcgatagccgtgcctgttacggtgtttgctgctcggaagcaggggactgctcggtctgcacagtttacacagcacgtagtgatatgaaggaagagagaaatagcgccaagcgattgtgaggtctgactgtttctggatgaacaattttgtgatgcaaatcataaatgatattgctaatatgggatgtcatacagcttcatgtcaaaagaggcgaactatccgtTTAACGTGTGATCGCGTTCCTCTTCTGAAATCTGATGGTGATTGCATTTAGTTGACTGATGCGGCTCCATAGGGTACTGTAACATTTTCCCTTTACACTGATTTAATGCTGGTCTCTGTGGGGTTTGCCGTCTCTAATGTCCAGATAGTGCAGGAGTATGAGCGAGCGGTCATCTTCAGACTGGGTCGGATTGCAGACAGGAAACCCAAAGGGCCAGGTTTGTGATTCAACAGATGCGATCTTACTCTGAAGCTGGCTGAAAAGTCTGCTCAGAGATTACGTTTTACAATGTTTTTATCTCTTCcaggacttttttttgttttgccctGCACTGATAACTTTGTGAAAGTCGATCTGAGGACTGTTTCCTTTGATATCCCTCCACAAGAAGTGAGTTTTTCTGTCCTCATTACAATTGTTCTCCTTCTACATCAAATGTTAGCCATCTATCTGTAGCTTTTGTCATCTTCTGATTAATCAAGGACTCgtcttttctttacttttgtaGATTCTGACCAAAGACTCAGTGACAGTGTCTGTGGATGGTGTGGTGTACTTCCGCATAAACTGCCCCATTTCATCTGTGTCCAATGTCTCCAACGCACATTCATCTACACGACTGCTCGCGCAAACCACTCTGAGGAATGTCCTCGGCACCAAAAACCTTGCAGAACTTCTCTCTGACAGAGAGGGCATTTCTCTCAGTATGCAGGTAGGATGAAACAGCACCGTGAGACAAATGAATAGAAAGAGAAGGTTGTAGATGGGAAGTGAGCCCAGCAGTTCAAACTCCTGCTCAGTTTGTGTGGTTGACAAAActacatttttaatttaaacGACACTAGGTGTGCCTTCATTTTGTGGCACTTAGCCTTCATAATGGTTGTACTGTAGGTGTTTAAAAAACTCCATATTTTGAATAAcccacactcagtggggttacatggcactgtaaaaatcagattaagggtttttaaattcatgtgtacaccttaatctgacaagaaattgtaTCGGATCGAATTACtggcgatcggattaagacgccgagataactcggttgaaagtcacactaaacgtgcttgtaggcggtgaagcacgtggtgaattagactttgcgttctgtgcatgctcgagattttttcccggggttgtGAACCGGaggtcaaaggagacgatattactgttgttgccgccatcagaaagaaacaaacagcacAATGGAGAATGCTCACGATAACGATTTACTTCCATAATTGTCACATGAAATGACTTCTCCGCATTTAACCCAGGTTGGcagctgttgaacacacacatgcacagggtcacacactcatggagacggATGCCAtgtacactggagcggtgggcagccattcacagcgccggggagcatgggggtacgatgccttgccttgcacctcggccgtgaggtggactgccacccctccagctgtcagttcaccaatctgtgagcagtgagagtgggaatcgaaccgccaaccttcaggacgacccactctcaccactgagccacggccgcagAGGCATAAATAAGCATAAATATGTCCAGTAAAaggtcatattaaaccctcaacAATATCAAAGATACCTGATTTGTCCTTGGAAGAATAACTTTGGAAGAGAATTACCTTTTGATTGTTTTACCGCGTAAAACCGTTTCTTATTTTGATAACAACCCAAACGAGTgcgtaatttagttttttttatcattgatTCTATTTAAACACATAAATCAATGCAATGATGATTTGTGAAGGAACATTTCTTCTTATCTGAATGACACATTAATGCTGTTAACAGCTGAGAGAACAATGCACTGATGCTTTCAGGCAGTTGTTCAGGATGAAAAGATACAGATGAACAAAAGTTATATGAATTTGAATCATATTTTATTGATGATATAATATGATGTATGGAGAAGGTTTTATATTCATTAGAAGTTGACAACCTGTTGACGAGTCTTGTGTGCGAGTTTTAAACGCTGctgtgtctttctctctcgATGGTCTTCTCTTTGTACTGGTGGCGGTGTTTTGGCGTCATGTACTTCTTTAATTTCCTCCACGCTGAAGGCACCTCTGGTCTTTCTTCTGAGGGGTCGCTTTGGTCCACGAGTTGTTCTGGAACTGCTGTGTCTTCTGTGGGATGTAAGGCTGCTGATGGTTCACAGTCCTCTGGATGTTGAGAGGCTGGTTCCATTTCAAGGACGATGACGAGTCTTTCTTGGATTTGGTtttcagaggaaacatttcCTTTGGGCGGCTCTGAGACATCTTTTGACTGTTGGACTAATTCCACTTTGACTTGACTCGCCAGTTCTGGCACCGTGTCCGATCCAGCCTGATGAGCCAAGTCTAATGGAACCACTTCCTG encodes:
- the LOC142388124 gene encoding stomatin-like; the protein is MISTTSSTAEMVTQGKLQISEDNVEDKSSGRLGCFGWLLVILSLIFVAATFPVTLFMCVKIVQEYERAVIFRLGRIADRKPKGPGLFFVLPCTDNFVKVDLRTVSFDIPPQEILTKDSVTVSVDGVVYFRINCPISSVSNVSNAHSSTRLLAQTTLRNVLGTKNLAELLSDREGISLSMQESLDEATDPWGIKVERVEIKDVKLPQQLQRAMAAEAEASREARAKIIAAEGEMKASRALKEASLVIAESPSALQLRYLQTLNSIAAEKNSTIIFPLPIDMMQGFMQRK